The Pontibacter korlensis sequence ATGATGGTGGTGGTAGGTCCCGAGAATTCATTGGTAGAAGGCATTCATGACTACTTTGCGAGCTCAGAGTTCCTGAAGCACATCTTGGTAATTGGTCCTAAAAAGGCCGGTGCCATGTTGGAGGGAAGCAAGGACTTCTGTAAGGCTTTCCTGCAGAAGTATAACATCCCTACAGCTCGTTACCAGTCCTTCACGGAGGCTACTTTCAAGGATGCAGTAGAATACCTGAAGCAGCAAAGTTTTCCTACAGTTATCAAAGCTGATGGTCTTGCTGCAGGTAAGGGTGTAATTATAGCTCAGGATTATGAGGAGGGCTTTGATGCTTTGGAAGCTATGCTGCGTAACAAGCGCTTTGGTAACGCCAGTAGCAAAGTAGTAATTGAGGAGTATCTACAAGGTATTGAGGTTTCAGTGTTCATCCTGACCGATGGCAAGGACTATGTGCTGCTGCCGGAGGCAAAAGACTACAAGCGCATAGGAGAAGGCGATACGGGCCTGAATACAGGTGGTATGGGTGCCATCTCACCTGTGCCTTTTGCTGATGAAACTTTCATGCAGAAGGTGAAGGAGCGTGTTATTGAGCCAACGTTGAAGGGCATGCAGGCGGAAAATCTGGATTACTCTGGCTTCCTGTTTATCGGCTTGATGAATGTGAACGGCGATCCTTATGTGATTGAGTATAATGTGCGACTTGGTGACCCGGAGACAGAGGTAATTCTGCCACGCATCAAGTCAGACCTGTTTATGATGTTTAAGGCTTTGCACGACCACACATTAGGGGAGTATAAGCTGGAGTTAGACCCTCGTACAGCCACAACAGTTATATTGGCTTCTGGCGGTTATCCGGAAGGATATGAGAAGGGCAAGGAAATTGCTGGCTTAGAGAACGTGTCGGAAGATGTGCTGGTTTTCCATGCTGGTACAAGCAAGGTAAACGGAAAGCTATTGAACAATGGTGGCCGTGTGTTTGCCGTTACGGCCTTGGGTGATACTATGGAGGAGGCTTTGGAGAAAGCTAATGCTGCTGCAGAAGCTATTACCTGGCAAGACCGCTATTACCGCCGCGACATAGGCTTCGACCTGCGCAAACTAAATGTGTAAGGTACACAGGCATTAAGTATAAAAAGAGAGGGCCGGCAGATACATCTGCCGGCCCTCTCTTTTTATACTTGGTTAAGCTTAGCAATAAGCTTCTAGCGCACCTTGAAGGTTATCAACCACACGGTGCAACTCGTTACCCTCGATGTGGTAGCGCTCAATCATGTGTACTAGTTCGCCATCTTTGAACAGAGCAATAGCTGGTGAAGATGGAGGATAAGGTAGCATAAACTCACGAGCCTTAGCTACTGCTTCCTGCTCCATACCTGCAAATACTGTTACAAGCTTGCTTGGCTTCTTATCAGAGGCAGCAACGGCCATCTTAACTGCCGGGCGAGCCTTAGAGGCAGCACAGCCACACACAGAGTTTACTGCTACTAGCACAGTTCCTTCTGTTTTGATAGCTTTTTCTACTTCCTCAGGTGTCATCAGTTGCTCAAAACCAGCGGAGGTAAGATCCTCACGGATAGGGGCAACCATATATTCAGGGTACATTGCCATATTTCTTTGGGTTAAATGTTTAATATTCTGCGAAGTTAACAAAAGTGCATCATAATGTATACAAACGCAATAGGACTAAAGTTTAAACTATAACATATCAAACAACGGATAACAAGATAAAAAATACATTAAGTAGAATTGTTTTAGGGAATTACCTGCAAAGTATAACCACTGCGCTTCAGTTAAAGTATAAAACTACGTGCGACTATGAATGAACATGTATAGAAGCGGTTTGTTTGGTTTTGCACTATGTTAATGCTCCTGGGGTGCGAGAGGTAATGCCTGCCTTAAAAAGGTTTTAGAACTCTGGCTCTTCAAAGCACAGCCGTAAGGCCATAAATGCGCAAGTTCTTTAGAGTTACGACTATGATGTTTTCGGCTCACCCTTCTATCAGCAGTGCATGCGTACGCTACTTTTATCTGCCAGCAACCAAAGAGCGTCCTGCAGAGGTTATTGAGGTAATCAATAGCAACTCCAATACCGTAAATGTGCCTATGCGGGAAGAGGACCTGGAGCTGCAGACTTTTTTTGTAAGGCCGCTTTGCACTAGAGAGGCTGAGCAGTATAAAGGCACCGAGACATGGAAGCTCTTTACTTCCTGGGAGGAACTGCAACAAGACCATTACAAGCTGGACCTTCCAAACGAAATTCTAAACCAGCTTTTGCGCTTCCGCCAGAGCTTTGCGCTGCAGGAAGAGATAGCTGCATAGAAACTCCACCGCTTTAGATTCCCATTCCCTCCGCTATTACTTCAGATCATTACACACTCTATATAAATACCCGCGTGCCGGAATAATTCTTTCTAAAATCTGTGGGAGTACAGCCGTTCTTCTTCCTGAAGATGCGGTTGAAGTATGATAGGTTGTTAAAGCCGCAGTTGAATGATACCTCCGCCACGGTTTGTGTAGTGTCGATAAGCAGTCGGGACGCATGCCCTAACCTAATTTCATTTAAGCTTTCAATAAATGTCCTGCCCGTCCTTTTCTTGATAAAACGGCTGAAGGACACTTCCGGCATGT is a genomic window containing:
- the purD gene encoding phosphoribosylamine--glycine ligase, yielding MNVLVIGAGAREHAIAWKLSQSEFCDQVFVAPGNAGTTKFGTTAAVDIHDFEELGKFAADFNIMMVVVGPENSLVEGIHDYFASSEFLKHILVIGPKKAGAMLEGSKDFCKAFLQKYNIPTARYQSFTEATFKDAVEYLKQQSFPTVIKADGLAAGKGVIIAQDYEEGFDALEAMLRNKRFGNASSKVVIEEYLQGIEVSVFILTDGKDYVLLPEAKDYKRIGEGDTGLNTGGMGAISPVPFADETFMQKVKERVIEPTLKGMQAENLDYSGFLFIGLMNVNGDPYVIEYNVRLGDPETEVILPRIKSDLFMMFKALHDHTLGEYKLELDPRTATTVILASGGYPEGYEKGKEIAGLENVSEDVLVFHAGTSKVNGKLLNNGGRVFAVTALGDTMEEALEKANAAAEAITWQDRYYRRDIGFDLRKLNV
- a CDS encoding BrxA/BrxB family bacilliredoxin; amino-acid sequence: MYPEYMVAPIREDLTSAGFEQLMTPEEVEKAIKTEGTVLVAVNSVCGCAASKARPAVKMAVAASDKKPSKLVTVFAGMEQEAVAKAREFMLPYPPSSPAIALFKDGELVHMIERYHIEGNELHRVVDNLQGALEAYC